Within Actinosynnema pretiosum, the genomic segment CGTCAGCCTGGTCGTGCACGTGGACCCGCCCGCCGACCCGAAGGACTACCTGCACCGCGCGGGCCGCACGGCGCGCGCCGGGCAGTCGGGCACGGTCGTCACGCTGGTCACGCACGACCAGCGGCGCGCCGTCCAGGGCCTGACCTCGCGCGCGGGCATCCGCCCGGAGTCGACCAAGGTCCGTCCCGGCGACGACGAGCTGATCCGCATCACCGGCGCCCGCGAGCCCAGCGGCGTTCCCGTGGTGGAGCCCGAGGTGCAGCCGCGCGGTCGTCGCGGCGGCGCGGGCGGTGGCGCGGGCGCGCGTCGTGGCGGCGGCGGGTTCTTCCGCGGCGGTCGCGAGGGTGGCCGCGGCGAGGGTGGCGGCCGTGACCGCGACCGCTCGGGCGGCCGTCCCCGGCGCAGCGCGGCCCCGCAGCACTGACGAGTGACGAGTGACGCGCGGCGCCGGTAGCGGGCGCTGACGCGGAACGGCGAGAGCCCCGGTCCCCTGGTGGGACCGGGGCTCTCGTGTTGCCGGGGGACGGGTGGGGTGGCGGGAGCACCGGTGTCGCTGCGTGATGTGGCCGCCGGGCGCCAGCCGGGGCCCGGTTCCCGAGCGTGACGCCCGCGCCCGGAGTCCGGTGGCCGAGCGTGATCCGGACCGGTGGCCGAGCGTGAGGTGACGGCCGGGGTGCGCGGTGGCGGTGCGTGACGTCGCGCGGGAGGCCGGGGCGTCCCGCGCGACCGGCTCACGCCTGCTCGGGCAGTTCCCCCGCCAGGCCGGCGACCGGGCCGACGACGATGATCGCGGGCGGGCGGACGTGGTGCGCCGCAACGGCTTCCGCCAGACCGTCCAGAGTGGACCGCACGATCCGCTGGGCGTCCGTGCTGCCGTTCTCGACGACGGTCACCGGCGTGTCCCCCGGGCGGCCCTCGCGGAGGGCTGCGGCGAACGCGGCGGCGCGCTCCACGCCCATCAGGATCACCACGGTGCCGCGCAGCCTCGCCAGGGCGCCCCAGTCGACCAGGGAGCGCTCGTCGTCCGGCGCGACGTGGCCGGACACCACCACGACCTCGTGCGCCACACCCCGGTGCGTCACCGGGACGCCCGCGAGGGCGGGCACGCCGAACGCGCTGGTCACGCCCGGCACGACGGTGACCGGCACGCCCGCCTCGGCGCAGGCGATCAGCTCCTCGAAGCCGCGCCCGAACACGTACGGGTCGCCGCCCTTGAGCCGGACCACGAACTTCCCGGCCTTGGCGTTGTCCACGAGCGTCCGGTTGATGAACTCCTGCGCGGCGGCCCGCCCGTACGGGATCTTCGCGGCGTCGACCACCTCCACGTGCGGCGGCAGCTCGTCCAGCAGCCACACCGGGCCCAGGCGGTCCGCGACGACCACGTCGGCCCTGGCCAGCAGGCGCCTGCCGCGCACGGTGATCAGGTCGGGGTCGCCGGGGCCGCCGCCGACCAGGGCCACGCCCGCGGGCTGGTCGTGCTGGTCGGCGAGGGTGCCGTCGCGCAGCGCGGACAGCACGCCGTCGCGCACGCGCGCGGAGCGGTTGTGGTCGCCGCTGGCCAGGACGCCGACGAGGAGGCCGTCGTGGTTGCCGGAGGCGGGCGTGACGGCGGTGCCGAGCGCGCCGACGTCGGCGCGCACGCAGAACACGCGGCGGGCCTCGGCGTCGGCGGTGATCCGGGCGTTCACCTCGGGGTCGGAGGTGCAGGCGAGCACGTACCACGCGCCGTCCAGGTCGCCGTCGGCGTAGCGCCGGGCGTGCCAGGTGACCGCCCCGGAGTCGACCACGCCCTGGACGGTGGGGGTGACCTCGGGCGAGACGAGTTCGACGCGGGCGCCGGACGAGACCAGGCGCGGCAGGCGGCGCTGGGCGACGGACCCGCCGCCCACCACGACCACGCGCTTGCCCGCCAGGTCCAGGCCCACCAGGTAGTGCTGTTCTCCGTGCATGGCGAGAAGCATCCCCGGCGGACGGGCCCGC encodes:
- the cobA gene encoding uroporphyrinogen-III C-methyltransferase — its product is MHGEQHYLVGLDLAGKRVVVVGGGSVAQRRLPRLVSSGARVELVSPEVTPTVQGVVDSGAVTWHARRYADGDLDGAWYVLACTSDPEVNARITADAEARRVFCVRADVGALGTAVTPASGNHDGLLVGVLASGDHNRSARVRDGVLSALRDGTLADQHDQPAGVALVGGGPGDPDLITVRGRRLLARADVVVADRLGPVWLLDELPPHVEVVDAAKIPYGRAAAQEFINRTLVDNAKAGKFVVRLKGGDPYVFGRGFEELIACAEAGVPVTVVPGVTSAFGVPALAGVPVTHRGVAHEVVVVSGHVAPDDERSLVDWGALARLRGTVVILMGVERAAAFAAALREGRPGDTPVTVVENGSTDAQRIVRSTLDGLAEAVAAHHVRPPAIIVVGPVAGLAGELPEQA